The Rhodocytophaga rosea genome has a segment encoding these proteins:
- a CDS encoding DUF1573 domain-containing protein encodes MKKLTILVCSLFMAFAAFAQNNTQAKAPAAKITFDEKTHDFGDIKQGDKVEFTFKFKNTGTEPLIISNVQTTCGCTATNWTKEPVAPGKTGEVAASFNSAGKMGQQNKVISVYYNGGMETVSIVTNVLPAKADAAN; translated from the coding sequence ATGAAAAAACTAACAATTCTGGTATGCAGCCTTTTTATGGCGTTTGCTGCATTTGCACAAAATAATACCCAGGCCAAGGCACCAGCCGCTAAAATTACTTTCGATGAGAAAACACACGATTTTGGCGATATCAAACAAGGCGACAAAGTAGAATTTACATTTAAATTCAAAAATACGGGTACAGAACCTCTGATAATTTCTAATGTACAAACTACTTGCGGTTGTACGGCTACCAACTGGACCAAAGAACCTGTTGCTCCGGGCAAAACTGGTGAAGTTGCCGCTTCTTTTAATAGTGCAGGTAAAATGGGCCAGCAAAATAAAGTGATTTCGGTATATTATAATGGTGGTATGGAAACAGTTTCTATTGTTACCAATGTATTGCCTGCCAAAGCAGACGCTGCTAATTAA
- a CDS encoding Crp/Fnr family transcriptional regulator, producing MYSFLIRHLSRYISLEPQEITLLTESFKLKHLKKKDFLLHQGEVSRFETFVNKGCLRAFHITNKGEEHIVQFAVEDWWIGDMYSFLTQTPAMYTIEALEDCELLQIDKNGLEELYLKLPKMERFFRIIIQNAFVASQKRIISSMSQTADERYLAFIEKYPAIEQRIPQYQVAAYLGITPEFLSRIRKKFASK from the coding sequence ATGTATTCATTTCTCATCCGGCATCTTTCCAGATATATTTCTTTAGAACCTCAGGAAATTACCCTGCTGACAGAGTCATTTAAACTTAAGCATTTAAAAAAGAAAGACTTTTTGCTGCATCAGGGGGAAGTGAGCAGGTTTGAAACGTTTGTAAATAAAGGTTGCCTACGGGCTTTTCATATTACAAATAAGGGCGAAGAACATATTGTACAATTTGCTGTGGAAGACTGGTGGATTGGCGATATGTACAGCTTCCTTACCCAGACACCGGCTATGTACACGATTGAAGCCCTTGAAGATTGTGAATTGTTGCAAATTGACAAAAATGGCCTGGAAGAATTATACCTGAAATTGCCCAAAATGGAGCGCTTTTTCAGAATTATTATTCAAAATGCTTTTGTGGCTTCCCAGAAACGTATTATCTCATCCATGAGCCAGACAGCTGATGAAAGATACCTAGCCTTTATTGAAAAATATCCTGCCATCGAACAACGGATTCCACAATACCAGGTGGCTGCTTATCTTGGTATTACACCTGAGTTTTTAAGCCGCATCCGAAAAAAGTTTGCCAGTAAATAA
- a CDS encoding D-glycero-alpha-D-manno-heptose-1,7-bisphosphate 7-phosphatase, translated as MPVNKCVFLDRDGVLNEEINDYVYSLDKLIIPKGMPEAIAMLKQAGYLLVVVTNQAGIAKGLYRKQEVQACHQKIQEACGHLIDALYYCPYHPKFDSESLLRKPGSLMLEKAAARFNIDITLSWMVGDRQRDIEAGQKVGAGTVFIEGAGTGETHTADYVAKDLWEAAQLIVSKQKR; from the coding sequence ATGCCTGTAAACAAATGTGTATTTCTGGACCGGGATGGGGTGTTGAATGAAGAAATTAATGACTATGTGTATTCGCTGGATAAGCTAATTATTCCGAAAGGCATGCCTGAGGCCATTGCTATGCTCAAACAGGCAGGGTATCTACTGGTAGTCGTTACCAATCAGGCCGGAATTGCCAAAGGTTTATATCGTAAACAGGAAGTACAGGCATGCCATCAGAAAATACAGGAAGCTTGCGGACATTTAATAGATGCTTTATACTATTGTCCGTATCATCCTAAATTCGATTCAGAATCCTTATTGCGCAAACCTGGTTCATTGATGCTGGAAAAAGCAGCTGCCAGATTTAATATTGATATTACACTTTCGTGGATGGTGGGTGACAGACAGCGGGATATTGAAGCCGGGCAAAAAGTAGGAGCCGGTACTGTTTTTATTGAAGGGGCTGGTACAGGAGAAACACATACGGCCGATTATGTGGCAAAGGATTTATGGGAAGCAGCACAACTGATTGTAAGCAAACAAAAAAGGTAA
- a CDS encoding NUDIX domain-containing protein, which translates to MTDIAEEVKKTFGQKLRVRVCGICLQDDQILLVNHRGLGKTNTFWAPPGGGMHFGESAAQTLEREFKEETGLQIKTGRFLFVNEFIGKELHAIELFLKYTCWQGKYAREQTPNYRNRLSKR; encoded by the coding sequence ATGACAGACATTGCCGAGGAAGTAAAAAAAACATTTGGTCAAAAACTTAGGGTACGGGTATGTGGAATTTGTCTGCAAGACGATCAGATTCTCTTGGTCAATCATAGAGGACTGGGAAAAACCAATACTTTCTGGGCACCGCCGGGCGGGGGTATGCATTTTGGCGAATCTGCTGCCCAAACATTAGAGCGGGAATTTAAAGAGGAAACAGGGCTTCAAATAAAAACCGGTAGGTTTTTATTTGTGAATGAATTCATAGGAAAAGAGCTTCATGCCATAGAACTTTTTTTGAAGTACACTTGCTGGCAGGGGAAGTACGCCAGGGAACAGACCCCGAATTACAGGAACAGATTATCAAAGAGGTGA
- a CDS encoding ATP-dependent DNA helicase has translation MTVSPAKLLAKRFPFTPTTGQADLFKLLDYFILEKEKYRQIFLLKGFAGTGKTTVVSTLVNMERKFGYRYILLAPTGRAAKVMANYSKQKAFTIHKKIYWQTADPYTGNLVFERQKNYHTNTIFIVDEASMISDEADFIGGNGLLADLIDYVFEDESNKLMLIGDTAQLPPVGRAASPALDGEYLKVNFDVSVLEKELEEVMRQDEQSGILINATALRNVLLQNSNQIKLHTKYFPDIYQMTGEKLEDGLRYAYDKFGIENTIIICRSNKAATQYNQFIRRAIHFSENEIDVGDFLMVVRNNYIALGEDAPAGFLANGDFVEIMKVSSIEDMYGFRFANLQLRLTDYPEQPEFEAKIMLNTLHSYTPGLSQEDNRKLYDNVLADYMYIRSKKERNEVVKRDPYLNALQVKFAYALTCHKSQGGQWNAVFVDQGYLTEDAVNTEFLRWLYTAMTRATNQLFLMNFDAKFFL, from the coding sequence ATGACTGTTTCTCCGGCCAAACTACTAGCCAAAAGATTTCCTTTTACCCCTACTACAGGCCAGGCCGATTTATTTAAACTGCTCGATTATTTTATTCTTGAAAAAGAAAAATACCGGCAGATATTTTTATTAAAAGGCTTTGCCGGTACCGGAAAAACGACTGTAGTAAGTACTCTGGTAAATATGGAGCGTAAATTCGGCTACCGTTATATACTGCTTGCACCTACTGGCAGAGCCGCAAAAGTAATGGCCAATTATTCCAAACAGAAAGCATTCACCATTCATAAAAAGATTTACTGGCAAACCGCCGATCCTTATACAGGGAACCTGGTGTTTGAACGGCAGAAAAACTACCATACCAATACCATTTTTATCGTAGATGAAGCCTCTATGATTTCGGATGAAGCAGACTTTATCGGAGGAAATGGGCTGCTTGCCGACTTAATAGATTATGTGTTTGAGGATGAAAGCAATAAACTCATGCTCATTGGCGATACTGCCCAGTTGCCCCCAGTGGGACGGGCGGCAAGTCCGGCATTGGATGGGGAATACTTAAAGGTAAATTTCGATGTGAGTGTTCTGGAAAAAGAGCTGGAAGAAGTAATGCGCCAGGACGAACAATCTGGTATATTGATTAATGCGACTGCCTTACGAAATGTATTGCTGCAGAATTCTAACCAGATTAAACTGCATACCAAGTACTTCCCAGATATATATCAGATGACCGGTGAAAAGCTGGAAGATGGACTTCGGTATGCTTACGATAAGTTTGGTATTGAAAACACAATCATCATTTGCCGTTCCAATAAAGCCGCTACCCAGTACAACCAGTTTATCCGCCGGGCGATACATTTCAGCGAAAATGAAATTGATGTGGGCGATTTTTTGATGGTAGTCCGGAATAATTATATAGCTCTTGGTGAAGATGCGCCAGCCGGATTTCTGGCAAATGGAGATTTTGTAGAAATCATGAAAGTAAGTTCTATTGAAGATATGTATGGATTCCGGTTTGCTAACCTGCAGCTCCGCCTGACAGATTATCCCGAACAACCGGAGTTTGAAGCTAAAATTATGCTCAATACTCTTCACTCCTATACGCCAGGACTCAGCCAGGAAGATAATAGGAAATTATACGACAATGTACTGGCCGATTATATGTACATCCGTTCTAAAAAGGAACGCAATGAAGTGGTGAAGCGAGATCCCTATCTGAATGCATTACAGGTAAAGTTTGCCTATGCATTAACGTGTCATAAGTCGCAGGGCGGACAATGGAATGCCGTTTTTGTTGACCAGGGATACCTCACGGAAGATGCAGTAAATACAGAATTTTTACGCTGGCTGTATACAGCCATGACCAGAGCAACTAATCAACTTTTCCTGATGAATTTTGATGCCAAATTCTTTTTGTAA
- a CDS encoding DUF423 domain-containing protein → MQKLFLISGAILGGLGVAIGAFGAHALKGLLEASQRTDTFETAVRYQFYHALALLFLGLLLFRIDAKLLHYSGQLMLAGTLIFSGSLYILCLTGTRWWGAVTPIGGVLMIAGWILLIISLSKNV, encoded by the coding sequence ATGCAAAAATTATTCTTGATCTCTGGCGCTATTCTCGGTGGCCTGGGTGTGGCCATTGGCGCTTTTGGTGCACATGCTTTAAAAGGATTACTGGAGGCTTCCCAACGGACAGATACCTTTGAAACTGCTGTTCGCTACCAGTTTTATCATGCTCTGGCTCTTTTGTTTTTAGGATTACTTTTATTCCGCATAGACGCTAAACTTCTGCATTATTCCGGGCAATTGATGTTAGCCGGAACCCTTATTTTTTCAGGCTCGCTCTATATTTTGTGTTTAACCGGAACACGTTGGTGGGGTGCAGTTACCCCAATTGGTGGCGTACTGATGATTGCCGGCTGGATATTGCTCATCATTAGTCTTTCTAAAAATGTATAA